GCAGTTTTAGGTTTGGGAGATATTGGTGCTCTTGCTTCTAAGCCGGTTATGGAAGGTAAATCTGTTTTATTTAAACGTTTTGCTGATATTAACTCATTTGATATTGAAGTAGATACTAAAGATATCGATAAATTTGTAAATGCAGTTCAATGTATAGCTCCTACCTTTGGTGGGATTAATCTCGAAGATATTAAAGCTCCTGAATGTTTTATTATTGAGGATCGTTTAAAGGAATTACTTAATATACCTGTCTTTCATGATGATCAACATGGTACGGCAATTATCACTTTAGCCGGTATGATTAACGCCTGTAAGCTTAATAATCGTAAATTAGAAGATTTAAAGTTTGTAGTAAATGGGGCGGGCGCTGCAGGTATTGCTTGTATAGAGCTAATTAAGGCTATGGGTGCTAAGCATGATGAGGTGATTTTATGCGATACTAAAGGGGTTATTTATAAAGGGCGCACAGAGGGAATGAACCAATGGAAATCTGCTCATGCCGCTGATACTAAAGCGCGTACTCTGGCAGAAGCATTAGTAGGGGCTGATGTATTTTTAGGCCTTTCAGCTAAAGGAGCGGTTACCGCAGAAATGGTTAAAACTATGGCTGATAAGCCTATTATTTTTGCTATGGCGAATCCTAATCCGGAAATTACCCCTGAAGAAGTATATGCGGTAAGAAGTGATGCGATTGTAGCTACCGGTAGATCAGATTATAAAAACCAAGTAAACAATGTGATGGGTTTTCCTTATATTTTTAGAGGTGCGCTTGATGTAAGAGCTACCACTATTAATGAAGAGATGAAAATTGCGGCAGCTAATGCTCTTGCTGAGCTTGCAAGGCAACCTGTTCCTGATGAGGTATCAAGAGCGTATGCCGGTAGAAAGATGCAATTTGGTCCGGAATATATCATTCCTGTACCTTTTGACCCAAGACTGATTACTACAATTCCGGTAGCAGTTGCGAAAGCTGCAATGGAAACTGGAGTAGCTAAAAAACCAATAGAAAACTTTGAAGTATATAGGCAATCTTTAAGAGCAAGGTTAGATCCTGCGGCTTCTAACATGAATTTAATCTTTAATGTAATTGCTAATAATCCTAAAAAGATTATTTTTGCCGAAGGCGAAGAAGAACCGATTATAAGAGCAGCGATCACTTGGGTCAATAACGGTTATGGTCAGGCAATATTAGTTGGTAGAGAGGCTAGGGTGAAAGAGCGCTTGTTAGAAATGCAAGTTGAGTTACCAGTAGGAATTGAAATTACCAATGCCTTTATCCAAAGTGATGAGAAGCTAGATGTATATATTGATTATATGTATGCAAAGTTGCAACGCCAAGGTTATTTGCATAGAGACTGTGCTAGATTAGTTAAAAATGACCGTAATATTTTTGCTGCTTGTATGCTTGCTATGGGGCAGGGCGATGCGTTAGTTTCAGGGATAACACGTGGTTATACTCAAACTTTAGATACAATCAAAACTATTATTGATACTAAGCCTGAGCAATTGCTTGCCGGAGTATCAGTAGTAATTAACAAAGGCAAAGCTATCTTTATAACTGATACTACAGTTCATGCATTACCTACTGCAGAAGAATTGGCGCGTATTACTACGCAAACGGCTAATTTTGTGCGTAAATTTGGTCAAGAGCCAAGAGTGGCGCTACTTTCTTTCACTAATTTTGGTAATCCACAAAATTCTGAAAAAGCCGAAAGAATTAGGGAAACTGTAAGGTTACTTGAAGAGCAGAAGGTTGATTTTGAGTTTGATGGTGAAATGTCAGCTGATGTAGCATTAAATAGTGACTTGCTGAAACTTTATCCGTTCTGTAAATTAAAAGGGCCGGCTAATGTGTTAGTTATGCCAGCTTTACATTCTGCTAATATTTCATCAAAACTGATGCAAGAGATTGGAGGATGTACGGTAATTGGACCATTATTACTGGGATTAAGTAAACCAGTGCAAATTACTCAATATGGGTCTACTACTTCAGAAATTTTAAATATTTGTGCTTTTGCAGCCCTTCAGGCAAATGAGGGATAAGTTTTAAGCTGAATTCTTATATATCTTTTAAAAGTGGTTGTAACTTGCAGCCACTTTTTTTATTTAAAAATTGAGTGGCGAATAATTTGAAAGAGATACTGAAGAAGCACCTAAACAACGTATCATACCATTGCAAGTAAAAGCATATAAAAAAATATAATTCATTAGAGGCTGTTCTGTTCTAACTAATGAGAGAAGGTGAAAAGGAATCATCCAGTTATACTCAAAAGATGGATTATATATTTAAAATAATTAACAGATTGTAACCGAAATAGTTATCATTATTAAAGCCAGAAGGCTAATACAATATACTTCTGATGAGATGGATAAATATTTATACGAAGAAAAATACTTGTTTAGCCTGGAAGTCATGAGCAACTAACCAATAACACATTAATATTAAAAATATTAATTATCCTGTAGGAAGGCTGGTAGCTTAAGTAGTGGGTGATTATCTATAGGAACAATAATACAAGCATATTTAGAAATATACATAAATAGGGGAGTGTATAGCTAAAATTTTTATAGAACCTACGAAAGGAGAGTGGGCCCCTACAGAATAACAAAATTGAAGAAATGTATATAGCAGTTTTTAATATTAAATTAAAAATTTTATATTGATGAAGTTCAGCAAAAAATATGTTGCTCTCTAGAGGTTGAAATAAGAAGTAGGGCGCCAATGAGTATTAGAAATTAAAGATGGGGGAGTGATGTGGTAAAGTAAAGATTTCTAAAGGGGATGATATTTAGTCTATCACCTTCATAGAATGCTCTTTTCTCTTTAGCCAATTATTATGATAAGCTCGGTTGATAAGCGGATCATTAATTAATACTATATTTTCGGCGTTACGATGTTCCGCGCCTTTGGTAAAATTATAGGAGCCAGTTAAAACTTTGCGATCATCAATTATTATAATTTTATTATGGGCAAGTCCTTTAATTTTATCAATATAGATAGGGATGCCCGCCTGTTGTAATTGTTGAATCAGGACGGTTTCCTCTTTGTTATGTAAGCTGGTTTTATCCAGAATAATTGCAACCTCTACCTTTCTATTAAAAGCGTTGATTAAAGCCTTTGCTATGGGTTGGGAAGTGAAAGAATAAGCTTGGACAAAAACAAGAAGATTTGCTGCATTAATTTGCTGAGTAATTAAGTTGGAGCACGAGGTGGTAGAAGGCGTGAAGCATACATTAACATGAGATATTTCTGCTGATGAACCGATAAGCCAGTTAGGGCTGCTTACTTGCTGGTAAGCTATCAATAATACTAAAATGGTAATAGCTAAGTAAGGATAGTTAATCGCAAAGTTGATCAGTTGCTGTGACTTTTTTTTGCTCATGGTGATTGTTAAAAAAATTAAGGTTGTGCTGTGTAATTTCGAAGATAGCTATAAAGATGAAGGTTCTACGCAATGATATGTTATCCAGTTTGAATTATTGGACATTGTGAAATTGCTTATTATAAAACTATTACTTGTACTATTGTTTGATAGCTCTCTGTTATTCAGAAGTTTTGCTAAAACCTACAATGCTTTTTTGAAATAATATAAGGTTGAATTGTTCCAATAACCGCTTCTTTCAAATTCTAGTTCGTATCCTAATTTTTCGTAAAAAGGTTTGGCCTGCCAGTCTAGGGTGCATACCGTGGTAAAGTCGCAGTTGTTGGCTTTGCCATATTCCCATGCTTTTGAAACGAGAGCTTGGCCTAATCCTTGATTTCTATATTTAGCATCTATCCAAAGTAGAGCAATATATAAATTGCCATAAACTATGTGCCCGGTAATGCCTGCAATAATCTCATTATCTTGTTTGATTCCAAACGCAAATTTAGTTGGTTTAGGTAGATTTTTAGCAGCAAGCGCCTCCACCGCTAACCCTTCAAAACAAGCAAATTCAGTTTCAATATGTTCAAGTTCTTCAATGTTAAATGTTGAGCTCATAAATAATAATCAGATGTTATAATTAGTTAAGTTAATTTTTAATATAAATGTATTGTTAAATTATGCTAGTATTATTTATATTTACTAATTGTGTTTAAGCTATTAATTACTCCAAATTAACCATAAAGCTTATATTTCTTCTAGCTCTGACATTAATTCTAAAATTCCCCGGGGCAGGACTGCTTTTAAATTTTCTATTTCGCTAGTGCTTACATGGTTGTAAATAGCTTGGAAAACAGCTTTAACTCCCTCTTCAATATCGGTATCATTATATTTTTCATCAATTTTATCTGCAATGCTCATCAAGAAATCATCTTTTTTACGTTCTTTAAGTGGGGTAATTTGTGGGTTCCATCCTTCAAACAGCAATCCTCTAATGATTAAGGGAAGTTGAGAGGAGAGTTTTGCCAAATTTTGAAGAGGTAAATTGTCTCTGAGTTCATGTAAAGTTACCCGTAATATTGCTATGGCTCGTTTGTGATCATCATGATAAAATCCGGCACTATCTTCTATATCTTTTAGCCATTCATAAGTTTTGATAATATTTTTGTTTAATATAGGTAACTCTGTCATAATTCCTCCAGATAAATTAGTATTGCTTCTTTATTTAGGAATAAGAGTTAAACTACTGAGTTACAATAATAAAGTTAAGTTAAATTTAGGAAAAATTAACTATTAATAAGTGTTACATTATATTAACAGTGTATTTGTAGGGTGATATGTTTGCAGGAAATTATGTGTCTATGACTTTCTTTGATCATAAAATTCTCTTGTTATTGCTGGATGAATTTAAATTTTTAAGAAATTATCATAACTATTTTGAAGGTAGGTTAGTTTATAGGATATGTGATGGGGTGTTTTTCCTAATGGTGGGTACTGAATTCATTAATAAGGGTCATATGTTATTTGGAGGAGATAAGCCACAAGCCAAAATTAATCAATTAATTGATGATGTAAACTTCCAAGCTCATATCACCCTGAATAAGGGGATGAAAAAGAAGCAAGGAGAGCTAATTTTAGAGGAGTGGGTTAATATTTACGGCATAGCAGAGCAAAAAATTAGCCATCATAAAGACATAATTTGTTTAAATAAAATTATCGAATTTGAAATTATAGGGATATATGAGGTGATTAGGAAAACCCCTAAATATACTATCGTAACCAAGCAGCTACATATCCAATCGACTGAGCTGGCATCCCTAAACGAACAATATAATTTACAAAAGAATAAGGAGGCTTATTTTCATATTACTTTTTCACAGATTATAGTTTGACAATATTTTTAACCTAACGTAACCAAAACCAGAAATCTAAATTATCTGCTACATCCAGTTCTACTCTGGTAACACTATCTGGCGCTACTCTAAGGCGCATAGGGTAGTTGATAGGAATCACTTGCTGAGCTTGAACCACCTCTGCTGCGGAATAAGGTAACACTTCCTGCATAAGAAGTTTATTATCTAAATCAAAGAGCCTAATGCGTAAATGAGGTGCGCTAATTGCCTGCTCACTTTTATTAGCAATCTCCCCTTGAATTAGTAAGTGATTAATTGCTCCGGAATCTAGCTGCTTTTCTACTTTAACATTTTGGATCACTAATTTACTGGTGTTATCATAATGAGCTAATTGATAAATGTGCTTAAATACAGGTGCTTTAATTAAATATTCTTTACCCGCAAAAAATATAATAAAAAATGTTAAAGCAAGAGATAACAGTGGTAGTAATATAGCGCCCTTGTTGGATTTGGGTGTAGCCTTAATGCTAGATTTTATAGCTTCTTTTGCAGTATTTTTGGCCATCTGCAGCAGCTCTTTATAATCTTCATCACTTTTAATTTTAAAAAACCATAGATGCTTGCATTTAGAGCATTGTAACTTTCTGCCTTGAGGTGGTATAAGTGCATCATCAACCTCAAAATCTGTATGACAACTTGGGCAACTGATAATCATATTAATTGAATTTAAAATATTATATTGTTAATTATAGTAAATAGGTTTTCAAATATTGCCAGATATTATCTGCAAAATTTTTAAAAAAAGAGTTAAAATCGCATGCTTGCCAGTAAAATTAATAAATTATGGGATAAATTTCAACAAAAAAGCCTTGATGCTGATGACTTAAAACAGCATAGCACTATTAATGAAGTAATAGAAATGCTAAACCTTGGCGAAATTAGAGTGGCAGAAAATAATGCTGGCAAATGGACAGTTAACGAATGGGTTAAGAAAGCTATTCTATTATATTTTGCAGAAAGTGATAATCAGGTAATGCATTCCTCTTTGGGCAATTATTATGATAAAATTGCTTTAAAATTTCATGAATGGGAAGAGCAAGATTTTGAAGAAGCGGGCTTTAGAGTCGTGCCAGGAGCTATTGTAAGGCATGGTGCTTATATTGCTAAAAAATCTGTGATTATGCCATCCTTTATAAATATTGGAGCTTACATTGATACCGGTACTATGGTTGATACTTGGGCGACGGTTGGTAGTTGTGCTCAGATTGGTAAAAATTGCCACATTTCAGGAGGAACAGGTATTGGCGGAGTGCTAGAACCATTGCAAGCTAATCCTGTGATTATTGAAGATAATTGCTTTATTGGAGCGAGATCTGAAATTGCTGAAGGTGTAATTATAGGTACAGGTTCGGTAATTTCCATGGGAGTTTTTATTGGTGCTTCGACTAAAATTATTAACAATATGACTGGCGAAATAACTTACGGATATGTACCACCATTTTCAGTAGTAATTCCTGGGGTGATTAATGAAGGAAACTTTACCTCCAAAGCCGCAGCAATTATTATAAAAACAGTTGATGAGAAAACACGAAGCAAGGTTTCTATTAATGAGCTGCTTAGAATGTAAAGACCAGGTTGTTGATTTAGCACAGAAGCTGCTAGCCATACCTAGTGTATACCCTGACACTAAGGTTGTTATTGAATACATTGAACAGCTGCTTAGAGAGTATGGTTTTGCTACTAAAATATTTCCAGTAAATAATTGTTATAATCTTTATGCTCAATTTGGTAATGATGAAAAAATCATAGGCTTTGCAGGACATGTTGATGTAGTTCCTGCAGGAATGGGATGGAGTCATGATCCATTTGAGCCAGTAGAAATAAATGGTAAAATTTATGGTAGAGGTGCAGTAGATATGAAGGGTGCAATTGCTGCCTGGATAGTTGCTGCGCTTAAAATTATTAAAGAGAATCCAAATAAATCTATTGCATTAATTATTGCCGGTGATGAGGAAGTTTCTAATAATGCTGGTACTCTAACTATACTTCATTGGTTACAAGATCATAACAAACAAATAGAGCTAGTAATTGTAGGGGAACCCACTAATCCCAATAAAATGGGTGAAATGCTGAAAATTGGCAGAAGAGGGAGCATCAGTTTTGATTTAATTATCAAAGGAATGCAAGGGCATGTTGCTTACCCAGATCAAGCTGATAATCCATTTAAATATGTGGGTGGGATTATAAATAATTTAAATGCTTGGCAAATTGATCAAGGTAATGAGCATTTTGATCCTAGTAACTTAGAAATAACCAGCCTTTATACTGATAACCAAAGCTATAATGTTATTCCTAGAGAGGTAAACCTAAAATTTAACATTCGTTATAATAACAATATTGATGAAGAAACTTTAATCAGCATAGTTAGGCAGTTAGTGAGCTCAGTGGTGGGTGATAATTATAGCTTGGAATATAATAATTCAGCACAGCCATTTATTACTAATAATCAGCAACAGGTTGAATTTGTTACAAGTATTCTAAAAGAAATAAACAGCATAGCACCAATTGCAAGTACTACCGGCGGCACTTCTGATGCTAGGTTTATTGCAAAGTTTTATCCGGTAATTGAATATGGCTTAATTAACCAAACTGCACATAAAGTGGATGAATGGGTAGGGGTTGATGATTTAATAAATTTAACCCACAGCTATTATCGTATTATGCAAGATTTTTAATAACATTGCGTTGAAACTTTTTTAGGGGCAACTTATGAAGTGTATAAAAGACTTTGTAAATATTTTATATGAAGAGATTGACGAAAAAAAGAAAAATACTTATATAATCTTTTAATTTTTGAGGCGCGGAATAACAATACTCCTCAAGAATATACTGATGAAATCAATAATTGTTTTGCAGAATATAAGAACAGGGTAAAACAGCTAAAAGATAAATTTGTTAATAGTTTTGCGCCAGAAGAACTCCAAGCAGCACAAGAAGTTTTACAAAGAGAATTCGATGCTAAAATAGTACCAAAGCGTGGTATTTATAAATTTAATCAAGCTCATTTTACCGAGCGCAACGACAGTGTGGTGTTATCGGTAAATGAAATATCTTCCTGGACTATGCGTACGAAGCAGCAGGGGGAAGACTTGCGTACACAACTAAGAGGTGTGTGAATCTTCAGATTGAATAAATAATTAAGAGAGAAAAAAGTAGGAGTCAAAACTTCTACCTTTTTTAATATGCCGTTATTACTTATAATTAACAACATATTAACTTATTGCCAATGATTAATCGGATGTTATATTGCTTATATTATAAAATAAATTAACATAGGGAGGTTTTTTATGGTTACAACTAATGATGAATTCATAAATTTAAAAGTAAATAATGCGATTAAAAGGCTAAAAACGCGTTATGGTCGCAATCTTGATATCAATAAAGAATACTATAAAATAAAAGATTTTCTGCAAGATCTGGGTGAAGAGCTGGATGACGAACTAGCTATTGATAACAATCCTGGTGTGACTGCACAGGATTTGAAAGATGCTAGACAAAACCTTTTTTTCATCTTTAGTGATATGATGGTTACTCATTGGGCATTGGCAGAGGTAGTAGTATTGGTATGGCTTGCTTGTAATGATTATGAGGCACAAAAATTGTATAATCCTCAAGTTGCAGAAAAGACAGCCATAGTCAATTTTATCCAGCATTTACGTATGGTTAATAGAGAATATAATGTTAATGAACAGGAACGTAATGGTGGGCAACCAAGCTTACCGGTGTATGTGCAAGGGTTAACTAATCAGATCGTTAAAAGCTTAGAAAATATTCATCCTGATGTAGGCAGTTTGAGAATAGTAACCCCTGAGATAATGGGTAATATTATTAATATTAGGGCCCAATTTGAAGGTTTAATCATAGCCAAGCTAGATAATAGAGCAAATAGAGAGAAATATTTATCCAAAAATTGGTATAATGAAATTGTATTCAATGAAAATTTTAGGCATGAATTTTTTACTGTAATTAAAGCTGAGTATAGAGAGCAACGCTTAGCTGCAGTGCAGGCTATATTAGACGATA
This window of the Rickettsiales endosymbiont of Stachyamoeba lipophora genome carries:
- a CDS encoding NADP-dependent malic enzyme, producing MIMQRKITDQEALDYHKHGQPGKLEVKATKPMLSQEDLSLAYSPGVAVPCLEIAKDPEAAYDYTAKGNMVAVISNGTAVLGLGDIGALASKPVMEGKSVLFKRFADINSFDIEVDTKDIDKFVNAVQCIAPTFGGINLEDIKAPECFIIEDRLKELLNIPVFHDDQHGTAIITLAGMINACKLNNRKLEDLKFVVNGAGAAGIACIELIKAMGAKHDEVILCDTKGVIYKGRTEGMNQWKSAHAADTKARTLAEALVGADVFLGLSAKGAVTAEMVKTMADKPIIFAMANPNPEITPEEVYAVRSDAIVATGRSDYKNQVNNVMGFPYIFRGALDVRATTINEEMKIAAANALAELARQPVPDEVSRAYAGRKMQFGPEYIIPVPFDPRLITTIPVAVAKAAMETGVAKKPIENFEVYRQSLRARLDPAASNMNLIFNVIANNPKKIIFAEGEEEPIIRAAITWVNNGYGQAILVGREARVKERLLEMQVELPVGIEITNAFIQSDEKLDVYIDYMYAKLQRQGYLHRDCARLVKNDRNIFAACMLAMGQGDALVSGITRGYTQTLDTIKTIIDTKPEQLLAGVSVVINKGKAIFITDTTVHALPTAEELARITTQTANFVRKFGQEPRVALLSFTNFGNPQNSEKAERIRETVRLLEEQKVDFEFDGEMSADVALNSDLLKLYPFCKLKGPANVLVMPALHSANISSKLMQEIGGCTVIGPLLLGLSKPVQITQYGSTTSEILNICAFAALQANEG
- a CDS encoding phospholipase D-like domain-containing protein gives rise to the protein MSKKKSQQLINFAINYPYLAITILVLLIAYQQVSSPNWLIGSSAEISHVNVCFTPSTTSCSNLITQQINAANLLVFVQAYSFTSQPIAKALINAFNRKVEVAIILDKTSLHNKEETVLIQQLQQAGIPIYIDKIKGLAHNKIIIIDDRKVLTGSYNFTKGAEHRNAENIVLINDPLINRAYHNNWLKRKEHSMKVID
- a CDS encoding GNAT family N-acetyltransferase, coding for MSSTFNIEELEHIETEFACFEGLAVEALAAKNLPKPTKFAFGIKQDNEIIAGITGHIVYGNLYIALLWIDAKYRNQGLGQALVSKAWEYGKANNCDFTTVCTLDWQAKPFYEKLGYELEFERSGYWNNSTLYYFKKAL
- a CDS encoding DUF2267 domain-containing protein — its product is MTELPILNKNIIKTYEWLKDIEDSAGFYHDDHKRAIAILRVTLHELRDNLPLQNLAKLSSQLPLIIRGLLFEGWNPQITPLKERKKDDFLMSIADKIDEKYNDTDIEEGVKAVFQAIYNHVSTSEIENLKAVLPRGILELMSELEEI
- a CDS encoding DUF3426 domain-containing protein; translated protein: MIISCPSCHTDFEVDDALIPPQGRKLQCSKCKHLWFFKIKSDEDYKELLQMAKNTAKEAIKSSIKATPKSNKGAILLPLLSLALTFFIIFFAGKEYLIKAPVFKHIYQLAHYDNTSKLVIQNVKVEKQLDSGAINHLLIQGEIANKSEQAISAPHLRIRLFDLDNKLLMQEVLPYSAAEVVQAQQVIPINYPMRLRVAPDSVTRVELDVADNLDFWFWLR
- the dapD gene encoding 2,3,4,5-tetrahydropyridine-2,6-dicarboxylate N-succinyltransferase — encoded protein: MLASKINKLWDKFQQKSLDADDLKQHSTINEVIEMLNLGEIRVAENNAGKWTVNEWVKKAILLYFAESDNQVMHSSLGNYYDKIALKFHEWEEQDFEEAGFRVVPGAIVRHGAYIAKKSVIMPSFINIGAYIDTGTMVDTWATVGSCAQIGKNCHISGGTGIGGVLEPLQANPVIIEDNCFIGARSEIAEGVIIGTGSVISMGVFIGASTKIINNMTGEITYGYVPPFSVVIPGVINEGNFTSKAAAIIIKTVDEKTRSKVSINELLRM
- the dapE gene encoding succinyl-diaminopimelate desuccinylase codes for the protein MRKHEARFLLMSCLECKDQVVDLAQKLLAIPSVYPDTKVVIEYIEQLLREYGFATKIFPVNNCYNLYAQFGNDEKIIGFAGHVDVVPAGMGWSHDPFEPVEINGKIYGRGAVDMKGAIAAWIVAALKIIKENPNKSIALIIAGDEEVSNNAGTLTILHWLQDHNKQIELVIVGEPTNPNKMGEMLKIGRRGSISFDLIIKGMQGHVAYPDQADNPFKYVGGIINNLNAWQIDQGNEHFDPSNLEITSLYTDNQSYNVIPREVNLKFNIRYNNNIDEETLISIVRQLVSSVVGDNYSLEYNNSAQPFITNNQQQVEFVTSILKEINSIAPIASTTGGTSDARFIAKFYPVIEYGLINQTAHKVDEWVGVDDLINLTHSYYRIMQDF